Proteins co-encoded in one Schaalia radingae genomic window:
- a CDS encoding Cna B-type domain-containing protein — protein sequence MFIAPSRPGHSPTRTRTSTFTHLAALCAAALACTSSLVVGFVSPTWADDAASDSPEASNTIADSPQSGTESPSEQGGLHIPENPGDPAVVGTVEDEDYSTAADAPMPGAAPLMTAPATDSARTSTQRSAATESAPDPERTEVYCYTPQQDLTCSEDQFRSLITQAGSTPTRIVLGMVGPYLTDTVTIPRGADIELVNYPANAWGANSSSLIAEDGFRGSALFNVEEGATLTISAQPEGGEIEMGARGEYVKNGQILVHSRGAFVLNQGTLSGVRDHSGSHIGAVTVTGSKASFTMNGGTITDNHRRQDPTTTQNGAGNIAVSDGATFIMHGGLITDGWGSGVSEHSPYDYGEAGGVGLYNGGHMVMNGGEISSNNGFAGGILAMSWPFSKEEAEQTKESARNTVEINGGTITNNTSRFSGGGVFSFGNSVVTMNGGTITNNTAPNGGGVGTFDNYVQGAEKTWAEIPSTGKQAGYTPDAWADLSPAAFIMNGGTISHNSASRTGGGINIVSNRVTLRGGNIEANTAKQMGGGVYVATKSYSAHFENVAVNHNDAGYIGGGVWVCPTGSIDLYVTEGAGIFNNSASHFGSDIAHDNYGSAGSINLRLANRMLGGGDVTYYFDNKDQRFSPEAPGDPQDFWDRPLRNEGLHSEATDHTKNDASALAKLTITKNSAERGAGIGSNGNVTFGKPDTVDLEVAKQWHDSEGTEIPGASPSLPSSITIQLMRQIGQHDPTQLGDPITITPDKDGNWRHTFKGLPTTLINAGSDEAEEVTYSIHELHVDGYDSVISPITMISDAPQVRALTITNTQTPMTVTVNKIWQDVDGETLEGTSPAIPDSITVQLTRQIGEGDPTNVGDPVTITPDADGNWTYTFTNLPRTVAGEPVRYAVVETPIEGFDSAAQQAATQEGSHDVVVTLTNRQKPPTPPTPPTPPTPPAPPHLVKTGADSTALWLFGALGAAGVAVRAGARLRRRAER from the coding sequence ATGTTTATTGCACCCTCTCGTCCAGGGCACAGTCCGACACGCACTCGCACATCGACTTTCACACATTTGGCAGCATTATGCGCGGCAGCGCTCGCGTGTACCTCGAGCCTCGTAGTTGGTTTCGTCTCCCCGACTTGGGCTGATGACGCCGCCTCCGACTCTCCCGAAGCCTCCAATACCATTGCAGATTCACCGCAAAGCGGTACTGAATCGCCCTCAGAGCAGGGAGGCCTTCATATTCCTGAAAATCCGGGAGATCCCGCTGTTGTCGGTACTGTGGAAGATGAAGACTACTCCACAGCAGCCGACGCGCCGATGCCTGGAGCTGCCCCATTGATGACAGCGCCGGCCACCGATTCAGCACGCACCAGTACTCAACGGTCAGCCGCAACCGAATCGGCGCCAGATCCTGAACGCACTGAGGTCTATTGCTACACGCCTCAGCAAGATCTCACGTGCAGCGAGGACCAATTCCGTTCACTGATCACACAGGCTGGCTCCACACCAACTCGCATCGTTCTGGGAATGGTCGGCCCCTATCTCACCGACACTGTCACGATTCCACGCGGAGCTGACATTGAGCTGGTCAATTATCCTGCCAATGCGTGGGGAGCCAATTCCTCGTCGCTCATCGCTGAGGACGGGTTCAGAGGTTCTGCTCTGTTCAACGTCGAGGAAGGCGCTACCCTGACCATTTCTGCTCAGCCCGAAGGCGGCGAGATCGAGATGGGCGCTCGCGGCGAGTACGTTAAGAATGGGCAGATCCTTGTCCACTCACGAGGAGCATTTGTCCTCAATCAAGGCACGCTCAGCGGCGTACGCGACCACTCAGGATCTCACATCGGTGCAGTGACCGTCACGGGTTCCAAAGCTTCGTTCACCATGAATGGCGGCACCATCACCGATAACCACAGACGACAAGATCCCACCACTACTCAAAACGGTGCAGGCAATATCGCAGTCAGCGATGGTGCAACGTTCATCATGCATGGAGGACTCATCACCGACGGTTGGGGCTCAGGCGTCAGTGAGCACTCACCGTACGACTACGGTGAAGCAGGAGGGGTCGGCCTGTACAACGGTGGCCACATGGTGATGAATGGCGGTGAGATCTCCAGCAACAACGGCTTCGCCGGAGGCATTCTCGCAATGTCGTGGCCGTTCTCGAAAGAAGAAGCTGAACAGACCAAAGAATCAGCACGCAATACAGTAGAAATCAACGGCGGAACGATCACCAACAACACCAGTCGATTCAGCGGCGGCGGAGTTTTTTCATTTGGCAACTCCGTTGTGACAATGAACGGCGGAACGATCACCAATAACACCGCTCCCAATGGAGGCGGCGTAGGAACATTCGATAACTACGTACAAGGCGCTGAAAAGACATGGGCAGAGATCCCCAGCACAGGAAAGCAGGCTGGGTACACCCCTGATGCCTGGGCAGACCTTTCTCCGGCAGCTTTTATCATGAACGGCGGGACCATCTCCCATAACAGTGCCTCTCGCACCGGCGGCGGTATCAACATTGTTAGCAACCGCGTTACTTTACGCGGCGGAAACATCGAAGCGAACACGGCGAAGCAAATGGGGGGCGGTGTCTACGTGGCCACCAAGTCCTACTCAGCGCACTTTGAAAACGTTGCAGTTAACCATAATGACGCGGGGTATATCGGTGGCGGAGTGTGGGTCTGCCCGACCGGCTCCATCGACTTATACGTGACAGAAGGTGCCGGGATTTTCAATAACTCTGCCAGCCATTTCGGTTCCGATATCGCCCACGACAATTACGGTTCCGCCGGGTCGATCAATTTACGCTTGGCCAATCGTATGCTGGGTGGCGGCGACGTCACCTACTACTTCGATAACAAAGACCAACGTTTCTCCCCAGAGGCTCCAGGCGACCCGCAAGATTTCTGGGATCGGCCGCTCCGAAATGAGGGTCTCCACTCAGAGGCTACAGATCACACGAAGAATGATGCATCAGCGCTGGCCAAGCTCACAATCACGAAAAACAGTGCCGAACGAGGTGCAGGAATCGGTTCAAACGGCAACGTCACTTTCGGAAAACCCGACACAGTTGATCTGGAAGTCGCTAAGCAGTGGCATGACAGTGAAGGCACCGAGATTCCCGGTGCGTCGCCCTCGTTGCCCTCAAGCATCACGATCCAGTTGATGCGCCAAATCGGGCAGCACGATCCGACTCAGCTCGGCGATCCCATTACCATTACTCCTGATAAGGACGGCAACTGGCGTCACACGTTTAAAGGCCTGCCAACAACCCTCATCAACGCTGGCAGCGACGAGGCTGAAGAGGTTACATATTCAATTCACGAGTTGCACGTCGACGGCTATGATTCAGTCATTTCCCCCATCACCATGATTTCGGATGCCCCGCAGGTGCGCGCACTCACCATCACGAATACGCAGACTCCAATGACTGTGACGGTCAATAAGATCTGGCAAGATGTTGATGGCGAAACGCTTGAAGGCACCTCCCCCGCCATCCCGGACAGCATCACGGTCCAGCTCACCCGGCAAATTGGCGAGGGCGACCCAACCAACGTGGGCGACCCCGTCACCATCACCCCAGATGCTGACGGCAATTGGACTTACACCTTTACGAACTTGCCACGAACCGTTGCAGGCGAGCCGGTTCGGTACGCAGTGGTCGAGACGCCAATCGAAGGATTTGACTCAGCTGCGCAGCAGGCAGCAACGCAGGAGGGCTCTCACGATGTGGTGGTGACACTGACGAACAGGCAGAAGCCACCGACACCACCTACTCCACCCACCCCGCCGACGCCCCCGGCACCGCCTCATCTGGTGAAAACGGGAGCTGATTCCACGGCGCTGTGGTTGTTCGGCGCACTGGGCGCTGCAGGAGTCGCTGTCAGGGCTGGAGCGCGTTTACGGCGCAGGGCTGAGAGATGA
- a CDS encoding ABC transporter ATP-binding protein gives MATVTFDKATRIYPGSDKPAVKELSLEIADGEFLVLVGPSGCGKSTSLRMLAGLEDVNSGRIFIGDRDVTDVQPKNRDIAMVFQNYALYPHMTVRDNMGFALKIAGTDKNEIRERVNEAARILDLEPYLDRKPKALSGGQRQRVAMGRAIVRKPQVFLMDEPLSNLDAKLRVQTRTQIASLQRELGVTTVYVTHDQTEALTMGDRIAVLNNGILQQVGTPQEMYERPANEFVAGFIGSPAMNLGRFKVEGNWGVLGTARVALSDATIAALKPEDNNTVVIGFRPEGLELVGEDVEGTIPIEVDFVEELGSDAYIYGHLAGVEGGHGLGSGTDENPDENKEDKSDQLIVRVPPRTAPKTGSVIHARVIPAQQHNFSAATGERLPA, from the coding sequence ATGGCAACAGTAACGTTTGATAAGGCAACCCGCATTTACCCGGGTTCAGACAAGCCAGCTGTGAAAGAACTGTCCCTGGAAATCGCTGACGGCGAGTTCCTCGTCCTCGTTGGTCCTTCCGGCTGCGGAAAGTCAACGTCACTGCGTATGCTTGCTGGTCTTGAAGACGTCAACTCTGGACGCATCTTCATTGGTGACCGCGATGTCACCGATGTTCAGCCCAAGAACCGCGACATTGCAATGGTCTTCCAGAACTACGCTCTGTACCCGCACATGACTGTGCGCGACAACATGGGCTTTGCTCTGAAGATCGCTGGCACGGATAAGAACGAAATCCGTGAGCGCGTGAACGAAGCAGCACGCATCCTTGACCTGGAGCCCTACCTGGACCGCAAGCCGAAGGCTCTGTCCGGTGGTCAGCGTCAGCGAGTCGCAATGGGACGTGCAATTGTTCGTAAACCGCAGGTGTTCCTGATGGACGAGCCGCTATCCAACCTGGATGCCAAGCTGCGTGTTCAGACCCGCACACAGATCGCATCACTGCAGCGCGAACTCGGTGTCACAACCGTGTACGTGACCCACGACCAGACCGAAGCTCTGACAATGGGTGACCGCATCGCGGTTCTCAACAACGGCATCCTTCAGCAAGTTGGCACACCTCAGGAAATGTACGAACGCCCCGCCAACGAATTCGTCGCAGGATTCATCGGTTCACCTGCAATGAACCTGGGTCGTTTCAAGGTCGAAGGCAACTGGGGCGTCCTCGGAACTGCTCGCGTTGCCCTGTCGGATGCCACCATTGCGGCTCTGAAGCCAGAAGACAACAACACGGTCGTCATCGGCTTCCGTCCTGAGGGACTTGAGCTGGTTGGTGAAGATGTCGAAGGCACCATTCCGATCGAAGTCGACTTCGTTGAGGAACTCGGCTCTGACGCCTACATCTACGGACACCTTGCAGGTGTCGAGGGAGGCCACGGCCTTGGATCGGGTACCGACGAGAATCCTGATGAGAATAAGGAAGACAAGAGCGATCAGTTGATCGTTCGCGTTCCTCCGCGTACCGCCCCGAAGACGGGATCTGTGATCCACGCTCGCGTCATTCCTGCGCAGCAACACAACTTCTCGGCGGCAACTGGCGAGCGTCTGCCTGCCTAA
- a CDS encoding putative quinol monooxygenase, producing the protein MSLTVNLYYTGRNGSARAFAQEMVTSGIVDRVRAQEGNERYEYFFPMNDPETVLLIDRWHDQEALDQHHHSEMMTQIAQLREKYALHLRVERYRDDH; encoded by the coding sequence ATGAGCCTAACGGTTAATCTGTATTACACAGGACGCAATGGGAGCGCCCGCGCATTTGCTCAGGAGATGGTAACCAGCGGCATTGTTGATCGAGTTCGCGCCCAGGAAGGTAATGAACGTTACGAGTATTTCTTCCCGATGAATGATCCGGAGACGGTTCTGTTGATCGACCGTTGGCATGACCAAGAAGCCCTTGACCAGCATCACCATTCTGAGATGATGACGCAGATCGCGCAGCTACGTGAGAAGTACGCGCTGCATCTGCGGGTCGAACGCTATCGCGACGATCACTGA
- a CDS encoding DUF4032 domain-containing protein, whose product MPQSMEITAARVDPALLDLPWEVPLEDWPSEILAALPRGISRHIVRFVNLSGRVIAVKEIGESVAHHEYQLLRDLVRLDAPSVQPTAVITGRRDPQGEELNAALVTEHLQFSLPYRALFSQFMTPDTATRLIDALAVLLVRLHLLGFYWGDVSLSNTLFRRDAGAFSAYLVDAETGELHPNLTPGQRDYDVDLARTNIIGELMDLQAGGFFPEDEDPIIVGDRIRSRYEDLWHELTASESIELNQRWKVAERIERLNDLGFNVGELQMVSDIDGTHLTITPKVVDAGHYHRQIMRLTGMDVGEQQARRMLNDLQTYRAITGRQNMPIEIVAHEWMRDVFEPIVTGVPPEMTRKLEPAQIFHEVLEHRWYLAQQAGHDIPLADVIDSYTRSVLPQKRDEAVLLDPDPLDTAELPAFHNEDMY is encoded by the coding sequence ATGCCTCAGTCCATGGAGATCACTGCTGCACGCGTCGATCCTGCGTTGCTGGACCTTCCGTGGGAAGTTCCGCTGGAAGACTGGCCCAGTGAGATTCTGGCCGCGCTGCCGCGTGGAATTTCGCGACACATCGTGCGTTTCGTCAACCTGTCCGGGCGCGTGATCGCCGTCAAGGAGATTGGCGAGTCGGTTGCCCACCACGAATATCAACTCCTGCGCGATCTCGTGCGTCTGGATGCTCCGTCCGTCCAACCTACAGCTGTCATTACTGGCAGACGCGACCCGCAGGGCGAAGAGCTCAACGCCGCACTGGTTACAGAGCACCTGCAGTTTTCACTGCCCTACCGCGCATTGTTCAGCCAGTTCATGACTCCCGACACGGCGACTCGTCTCATCGACGCGCTTGCCGTGCTGCTCGTTCGCCTCCACCTGCTCGGCTTCTACTGGGGCGACGTGTCCCTGTCGAATACACTGTTCCGCCGCGATGCCGGGGCATTTTCGGCGTACCTGGTGGACGCGGAAACCGGCGAGCTGCACCCGAACCTGACGCCCGGTCAGCGTGACTACGACGTTGACCTGGCGCGCACGAACATTATCGGTGAACTGATGGACCTGCAGGCTGGCGGTTTCTTTCCGGAGGACGAAGACCCGATCATCGTGGGTGACCGCATCCGTTCGCGCTACGAGGACCTGTGGCACGAACTGACCGCATCCGAATCCATCGAGCTCAATCAGCGGTGGAAGGTCGCTGAGCGCATCGAACGCCTCAACGACCTGGGTTTCAATGTGGGCGAACTGCAGATGGTGTCAGATATTGACGGCACGCACCTGACGATCACGCCAAAAGTGGTGGATGCAGGGCACTACCATCGACAGATCATGCGTTTGACGGGAATGGATGTGGGCGAACAGCAGGCACGCCGCATGCTGAATGATCTGCAAACGTATCGTGCGATCACCGGTCGTCAGAACATGCCCATTGAAATCGTGGCGCACGAATGGATGCGTGACGTGTTCGAACCGATCGTCACCGGCGTGCCGCCCGAGATGACCCGGAAACTCGAGCCGGCGCAGATTTTCCATGAAGTTCTGGAGCACCGCTGGTACCTCGCTCAGCAAGCCGGACATGATATCCCGCTCGCTGACGTCATCGATTCCTATACGCGTTCCGTTCTGCCTCAAAAGCGTGACGAGGCTGTGCTTCTCGATCCTGACCCGCTCGATACTGCAGAGTTGCCTGCCTTCCACAATGAGGATATGTATTAA
- a CDS encoding SGNH/GDSL hydrolase family protein — MRRLVASGIAVACLSLLAPLTAHAESATASESPSTPHNILQLGDSYSAGNGAQNYTDTNCYRSPNNYGAVTAERLGASYTNRACSGAQSKDFYSSQSLGWKKSVTKTYVLPKSTYPDQPAEWQRRVEESQICGVLPEGNFTWDIRQVAPAPAGSLYTATAECHLYALPQLDAVTPDYDSVFLTIGGNDANFFGIIVSCFIGRDASSCQQRMNEATVTVDTFRTRLTTLLRDIDERAAGNADIYLLSYPDLLSTPSYMLPEGPAGWFDAGTTLRTLQARYTDLQSSIISDLNKANGTTRFHLVDIRDAFDGHGLDPHMAASQDHSWISAPFASTDLMGYMHPTPSGWAAEADTLTDAILAQR, encoded by the coding sequence ATGCGTCGTCTAGTTGCATCAGGCATTGCAGTGGCATGCCTCAGTCTCCTCGCACCGCTTACCGCGCACGCTGAAAGCGCCACCGCATCTGAGTCACCCTCGACCCCGCACAATATTCTGCAGCTGGGCGATTCCTACTCGGCAGGAAACGGCGCGCAGAACTACACGGACACGAACTGTTACCGCTCGCCCAATAATTACGGTGCTGTCACCGCTGAACGCCTTGGCGCCTCGTACACAAACCGTGCCTGCTCAGGTGCACAGTCGAAGGACTTCTACTCCTCACAGTCCCTGGGGTGGAAGAAGTCGGTGACGAAGACCTACGTTCTACCCAAGTCGACCTACCCTGACCAGCCCGCTGAATGGCAGCGCCGCGTCGAAGAATCCCAGATCTGCGGCGTACTTCCCGAGGGGAACTTCACGTGGGATATTCGCCAGGTCGCTCCCGCACCTGCCGGTTCTCTCTACACGGCCACCGCCGAATGCCACCTGTACGCGCTCCCTCAGCTCGACGCCGTCACCCCCGACTATGACTCCGTGTTCCTGACAATTGGCGGCAATGATGCCAACTTCTTCGGCATCATCGTGTCCTGCTTCATCGGGCGTGATGCCTCGTCCTGCCAGCAGCGCATGAACGAGGCTACCGTCACCGTCGACACCTTCCGCACGCGCCTCACCACCCTTCTGAGAGATATTGACGAGCGTGCCGCCGGCAACGCTGACATCTATCTGCTGTCCTACCCGGATCTGCTGAGCACGCCGTCCTACATGCTTCCCGAAGGTCCTGCAGGTTGGTTCGATGCCGGCACCACGCTGCGCACCCTCCAGGCTCGCTACACCGACCTGCAGTCCAGCATCATCAGCGATCTGAACAAGGCCAATGGGACGACCCGCTTCCACCTTGTTGACATTCGAGACGCCTTCGACGGGCACGGCCTCGATCCGCACATGGCGGCGTCCCAGGATCATTCCTGGATCTCAGCACCTTTCGCCTCCACCGACCTTATGGGCTACATGCATCCCACGCCCAGTGGCTGGGCAGCGGAAGCCGACACGCTCACCGACGCGATTCTTGCGCAGCGTTAA
- a CDS encoding glycerophosphodiester phosphodiesterase family protein: protein MSEFPHLFAHRGASSLAPENTMGAFVKAMEVGARRIEFDVDIMGDGTLLVMHDQTFDRTTSGTGGYYDKGFNDLRRLDAGAWFSDTYRFERVPELSEVLTFLDANQMIGNLEIKPCQGGQTLRSELIDRICVLVAGMKNPSQILVSSFDHALLCDFSVAWQAHHQGGQASAFGTVRRSLDLGWLVDPESESITSAVDAAAKLGCTAVHPANEAVTHRDVEYARQAGLEVNVWTVNDVDRARELAAWGVTGIFTDRVQDFPAEALRA, encoded by the coding sequence GTGTCTGAGTTTCCTCACCTTTTCGCCCATCGCGGGGCCTCGTCCCTTGCGCCCGAAAACACGATGGGAGCGTTCGTCAAAGCGATGGAAGTCGGGGCTCGTCGCATCGAGTTCGATGTCGACATCATGGGCGATGGAACATTACTGGTCATGCACGACCAGACTTTCGACCGCACCACGTCCGGTACCGGCGGCTACTACGACAAAGGTTTCAATGACCTGCGTCGCCTGGATGCGGGCGCGTGGTTTTCCGACACATATCGCTTTGAGCGAGTTCCTGAGCTGAGCGAGGTGCTCACGTTCCTAGACGCCAATCAGATGATCGGCAACCTGGAGATCAAGCCGTGCCAGGGTGGGCAGACGCTGCGCAGCGAGCTTATCGACCGTATTTGCGTGCTCGTGGCCGGTATGAAGAATCCGTCGCAGATCCTGGTGTCCTCCTTTGATCACGCCCTCCTCTGCGACTTTTCCGTCGCATGGCAGGCACATCACCAGGGCGGCCAGGCCAGCGCCTTCGGTACGGTGCGTCGATCCCTCGATCTGGGCTGGCTCGTTGACCCCGAATCCGAGTCGATCACCAGTGCCGTCGATGCCGCCGCCAAACTGGGGTGCACAGCGGTTCACCCTGCAAATGAGGCTGTCACACATCGCGACGTGGAGTATGCCCGTCAGGCTGGCCTGGAAGTGAACGTGTGGACTGTCAACGATGTTGATCGCGCACGCGAACTGGCCGCATGGGGTGTCACAGGTATTTTCACTGATCGGGTTCAGGACTTCCCGGCTGAGGCTCTGCGCGCCTAG
- a CDS encoding glycoside hydrolase family 127 protein — MIRERSHLSFFSPLPGALPLKSVTVTDDFWSPRREIVRTRSLSHQQAQMSKPGHHFDALKMAWKPGQTPEPHIFWDSDIAKWIEAASNSLASHPDPALEKAVDSTIELLAGAQQDDGYLNTHFTLVEPDKRWTNLRDQHELYCAGHLIEAAVAHTYATGSTKLLGVVTRYVDLIDRVFADDGPCSGGYPGHEEIELALVKLARLTNQTRYLELAQRFIDRRGQKPSYFALEERARTGMQSDDTYEYHQAHRPVREQDEAVGHAVRAMYLYTAMADLAIATQDQRLRDACETLWNDVTTRKMYVTGGVGSEPALESFGPAYHLPNEHGYAETCAAIGLVFWAQRMAYMTGQARYIDVLERALYNGVLSGASLDGMSYFYDNPLESDGTRSRSPWFGCACCPPNFARLLTSLEHFIYSIDEGDSPATFSADTTCHTADDHKAEVMTVNLYISSEASWPVANGSMKIQQTSNMPWDGDVSLTVSASSPTEHMLRLRIPQWASSFALAINGESVTPAMRDGYACIERTWHDSTQLDLRLAMDTTRVWANPRVGDCAGKVAIERGPLVYCAEEIDNDAPIPCIAIADCSDADTSFNNELGLYELHLSAAAATSSDNAALYSHHSPSLTSTRATLVPYYAWNNRGQGAMAVWLLDAERLR, encoded by the coding sequence GTGATTCGTGAACGTTCACATTTATCGTTTTTTTCTCCGTTACCAGGCGCACTGCCTCTCAAGTCAGTCACAGTTACTGATGATTTCTGGTCTCCACGTCGCGAAATCGTCCGCACGCGCTCACTTTCCCATCAGCAGGCTCAGATGAGCAAACCGGGGCATCATTTTGATGCGCTAAAAATGGCGTGGAAACCTGGCCAGACACCAGAACCTCACATCTTCTGGGATTCAGATATCGCCAAATGGATCGAAGCTGCATCGAATTCTCTGGCCTCCCATCCAGATCCCGCCCTCGAAAAAGCCGTTGATTCCACGATTGAACTGCTTGCCGGCGCCCAGCAGGACGACGGCTATCTCAATACCCATTTCACGCTGGTCGAGCCTGACAAGCGCTGGACAAACTTGCGAGATCAACACGAGCTGTATTGCGCCGGCCATCTCATTGAGGCTGCCGTCGCGCATACGTATGCAACCGGCTCGACAAAACTGCTGGGTGTTGTCACCCGCTATGTCGACCTGATTGACCGTGTGTTTGCAGATGATGGACCCTGCAGTGGCGGCTACCCAGGTCACGAGGAAATTGAACTCGCTTTGGTAAAGTTGGCTCGTCTTACGAACCAGACACGCTATCTTGAATTGGCGCAACGCTTTATTGATCGGCGCGGCCAGAAACCCTCATACTTCGCACTCGAAGAACGCGCGCGGACAGGCATGCAGTCAGATGACACATACGAATATCATCAGGCGCATCGACCCGTACGCGAGCAGGATGAAGCTGTCGGGCACGCAGTGCGAGCCATGTACCTTTATACCGCAATGGCTGACCTCGCAATCGCCACTCAAGATCAGCGTCTGCGCGACGCATGCGAGACCCTGTGGAATGACGTGACGACACGCAAAATGTATGTCACGGGCGGAGTGGGATCCGAACCAGCACTCGAATCCTTCGGGCCTGCCTATCATCTGCCGAACGAACACGGCTACGCCGAAACATGCGCAGCTATCGGCCTCGTTTTCTGGGCACAACGCATGGCGTACATGACCGGTCAAGCACGTTACATTGATGTTCTTGAGCGCGCACTGTACAACGGGGTGCTTTCCGGAGCCTCACTCGATGGCATGAGCTATTTCTACGATAATCCTCTTGAGTCCGATGGGACACGTTCGCGCTCACCGTGGTTTGGGTGCGCATGCTGCCCGCCGAATTTCGCACGTCTGCTCACTTCGCTCGAACACTTTATTTACTCCATCGACGAGGGCGACTCTCCTGCCACTTTTTCCGCAGATACCACGTGTCACACTGCTGACGATCACAAGGCTGAAGTGATGACCGTCAATCTCTATATCAGCAGTGAGGCATCGTGGCCTGTTGCAAACGGCAGCATGAAAATCCAGCAGACGAGCAACATGCCATGGGATGGCGACGTCAGTCTCACTGTCAGTGCCAGTTCCCCGACAGAGCACATGCTGCGTTTACGAATTCCGCAATGGGCTTCGTCATTCGCACTGGCCATCAATGGCGAGTCCGTTACCCCTGCGATGCGCGACGGGTACGCGTGCATCGAACGAACGTGGCACGACTCGACGCAGTTGGACCTTCGTCTTGCGATGGACACAACCCGCGTGTGGGCAAATCCCCGCGTAGGAGACTGCGCCGGCAAGGTGGCAATTGAACGTGGACCTCTGGTGTATTGCGCTGAAGAGATTGACAACGATGCACCCATACCATGCATTGCCATAGCCGATTGCTCTGACGCCGATACTTCTTTCAACAATGAGCTCGGTCTCTACGAGCTTCATCTTTCTGCCGCCGCGGCCACCTCCTCGGACAACGCGGCACTGTACTCGCATCACTCGCCGTCATTGACAAGCACTCGCGCAACATTGGTGCCGTACTACGCATGGAATAACCGCGGCCAGGGCGCAATGGCCGTATGGCTCCTGGATGCAGAAAGACTGCGGTAA